In the genome of Candidatus Reidiella endopervernicosa, one region contains:
- the rpsM gene encoding 30S ribosomal protein S13 encodes MARIAGINIPTNKHTVIALTSIYGVGRTRSANICETLGINPAAKIKDLTEGEVESIRGEVAKITVEGDLRREVAMNIKRLMDMASYRGIRHRRGLPVNGQRTKTNARTRKGPRRAVRK; translated from the coding sequence ATGGCCCGTATTGCTGGTATCAATATACCGACAAATAAACACACGGTTATTGCACTGACATCGATTTATGGCGTCGGCCGTACTCGGTCTGCGAACATATGCGAGACCCTTGGAATCAACCCGGCAGCAAAGATCAAAGATCTGACCGAAGGTGAGGTTGAGAGCATTCGTGGCGAAGTTGCTAAGATCACCGTTGAGGGTGACCTACGTCGTGAAGTTGCTATGAATATTAAGCGTCTGATGGATATGGCTTCATATCGCGGTATCCGTCATCGTCGTGGTCTACCTGTCAACGGACAGCGTACCAAGACAAACGCACGTACCCGTAAGGGTCCGCGTCGCGCAGTACGTAAGTAA
- the rplO gene encoding 50S ribosomal protein L15, with amino-acid sequence MRLNTIKPAPGTKTDAKRVGRGIGSGFGKTCGRGHKGQKSRSGGFTKVGFEGGQMPLQRRLPKIGFSSRIGRETANVRLSELAKIEGDVVSIESLQKANVIGKNIKRAKVFSSGGVDKAFTLSGITATKGAQAAIEAAGGKVEA; translated from the coding sequence ATGCGTTTGAATACAATCAAGCCAGCACCTGGCACTAAAACCGATGCCAAGCGAGTTGGTCGTGGTATCGGTTCGGGCTTCGGAAAAACCTGTGGTCGCGGCCATAAGGGTCAGAAGTCGCGTTCAGGCGGGTTCACCAAGGTCGGATTCGAGGGTGGTCAGATGCCGCTCCAGCGCCGTCTTCCTAAGATCGGCTTCAGCTCGCGTATTGGTCGTGAAACAGCCAATGTACGACTTAGTGAGCTGGCCAAGATTGAGGGAGACGTTGTCAGCATCGAGTCACTGCAGAAGGCAAATGTGATCGGTAAGAACATCAAGCGTGCCAAGGTCTTCTCATCGGGTGGTGTTGACAAGGCGTTCACTCTCAGCGGAATTACCGCTACCAAAGGTGCTCAGGCTGCGATCGAAGCTGCCGGCGGAAAAGTTGAGGCATAA
- the rpmD gene encoding 50S ribosomal protein L30, with product MSASNTIKVTLVKSTSGRLKSHQACVRGLGIRRMHQTVEVLDTPENRGMINKVSYMLNVEEA from the coding sequence ATGTCTGCATCAAATACAATCAAAGTGACGCTGGTCAAAAGCACCAGTGGTCGACTGAAGAGCCATCAGGCCTGTGTTCGTGGTCTTGGTATTCGTCGCATGCATCAGACCGTTGAAGTACTCGATACTCCAGAGAATCGTGGCATGATCAATAAGGTCTCCTACATGCTAAACGTTGAGGAAGCTTAA
- the rplQ gene encoding 50S ribosomal protein L17, whose amino-acid sequence MRHRNSGRQLNRNSSHRKAMFKNMAVSLLSHEAIKTTLPKAKELRRVAEPLITMAKNDSVANRRLAFNRLRDRDAVTKLFNELGPRYKDRPGGYMRILKCGFRDGDNATMAYVELVDRPDVEEETADE is encoded by the coding sequence ATGCGTCATCGTAATAGCGGCCGTCAGTTAAATCGTAATAGCAGCCACCGCAAGGCAATGTTCAAGAACATGGCTGTCTCATTGCTCAGCCATGAGGCAATCAAGACCACACTGCCTAAGGCCAAGGAGCTGCGTCGCGTAGCCGAGCCTCTGATCACCATGGCTAAAAACGACAGCGTTGCAAATCGTCGTCTCGCCTTTAACCGCCTACGTGATCGTGATGCAGTCACCAAGCTGTTTAATGAGCTTGGTCCACGTTATAAGGATCGCCCTGGTGGTTATATGCGTATCCTCAAGTGTGGATTCCGTGATGGTGACAATGCAACTATGGCCTATGTCGAGTTGGTTGATCGTCCAGATGTTGAAGAAGAGACTGCTGACGAATAG
- the rplR gene encoding 50S ribosomal protein L18 — protein MDKKSTRLRRARKSRIKIRTLGENRLNVHRTPRHIYAQIISPDGNTVLAAASTLQSDVKEGLEGTGNVAAAVAVGKMIAERAKTAGVTKVAFDRSGFKYHGRIKALADAARENGLEF, from the coding sequence ATGGATAAAAAATCTACACGTCTACGTCGCGCACGTAAGTCACGCATCAAGATTAGAACCCTTGGTGAGAATCGACTCAATGTGCATCGCACGCCGCGTCATATTTATGCGCAGATCATCTCGCCGGACGGTAATACCGTCCTCGCTGCCGCATCGACTCTACAGTCTGATGTTAAAGAGGGTCTTGAAGGTACCGGCAATGTTGCTGCTGCAGTAGCTGTAGGCAAAATGATTGCCGAACGCGCAAAGACTGCAGGCGTAACCAAGGTCGCCTTCGACCGCTCCGGTTTTAAATATCATGGCCGTATCAAAGCACTTGCCGATGCTGCGCGTGAAAATGGTCTTGAGTTCTAA
- the rpmJ gene encoding 50S ribosomal protein L36: MKVRASVKKICRNCKVVKRKGVVRIICSSDARHKQRQG; the protein is encoded by the coding sequence ATGAAAGTCAGGGCATCTGTTAAGAAGATCTGTCGTAATTGCAAAGTTGTTAAACGCAAGGGTGTTGTTCGTATCATCTGTAGCAGTGACGCTCGTCACAAACAACGCCAGGGTTAA
- the rpsE gene encoding 30S ribosomal protein S5 → MANMNAQAAGDDLQEKLVHVNRVAKVVKGGRQFGFTALTVVGDGKGRVGFGYGKAREVPVAIQKAMEKARKNMKTINLNASTLYYPINAVHGGAKVYMQPASEGTGIIAGGAMRAVFEVLGVRDVLAKTIGSPNPINVVRATIKGLEEMSSPEQVAAKRGKKVEEILG, encoded by the coding sequence ATGGCAAATATGAATGCACAGGCAGCGGGTGACGATCTTCAAGAGAAGCTCGTTCACGTTAATCGCGTAGCTAAAGTTGTAAAGGGTGGACGTCAGTTCGGCTTTACCGCACTTACTGTAGTAGGTGATGGCAAGGGTCGTGTTGGCTTTGGATATGGTAAGGCACGCGAAGTACCTGTAGCGATTCAAAAGGCTATGGAGAAGGCGCGCAAGAACATGAAAACCATCAATCTTAATGCGAGTACGCTCTACTACCCGATCAACGCTGTGCATGGTGGCGCTAAGGTCTACATGCAGCCGGCATCTGAAGGTACTGGAATTATTGCTGGTGGCGCGATGCGAGCAGTTTTTGAAGTCCTCGGTGTTCGCGATGTGCTTGCCAAAACGATCGGTTCACCGAATCCGATCAATGTAGTTCGCGCTACCATTAAAGGTCTGGAAGAGATGTCATCTCCAGAGCAGGTTGCTGCCAAGCGCGGTAAGAAAGTTGAAGAGATTTTGGGATAA
- a CDS encoding SAM hydrolase/SAM-dependent halogenase family protein, protein MIVIATDFGIDGPYLGQMIAAIYAQNNQIPVVTLFSDLPTYDIKASAYLLEPHINFFQQGTVFLCVVDPGVGGSRLPIVVKADGRWFVGPDNGLFAMIARRAKLVSYWVISWLPDQLSASFHGRDLFAPIAAELALSGVNDKHMHAVEQVTSDPSWPEDLSEVVYADRYGNAITGIRALTLDNSDRLIVNGTEISSARTFSEVAVGELFWYENSNGLAEIAVNKGSAVAALEIELGAPVVRVLGT, encoded by the coding sequence ATGATTGTTATTGCGACTGACTTTGGCATTGACGGACCCTATCTAGGTCAGATGATTGCCGCCATCTATGCGCAAAACAATCAAATTCCCGTTGTAACGCTCTTCTCTGATCTACCTACATACGATATTAAGGCTTCGGCATATCTGCTTGAGCCTCATATCAACTTCTTTCAGCAGGGAACGGTATTCCTGTGCGTCGTTGATCCCGGTGTCGGTGGCAGTCGCTTGCCTATCGTGGTTAAGGCGGACGGTCGCTGGTTTGTTGGGCCAGATAACGGCCTCTTTGCGATGATTGCCAGGAGGGCAAAGCTTGTTTCGTATTGGGTAATCAGCTGGCTGCCTGATCAGTTATCGGCCTCCTTCCATGGTCGTGACCTGTTTGCGCCGATTGCTGCTGAACTGGCATTGTCAGGCGTCAATGATAAACATATGCATGCTGTTGAGCAGGTTACATCTGATCCTTCCTGGCCGGAGGATCTCAGTGAGGTGGTTTATGCGGATCGCTATGGCAATGCTATTACCGGAATCAGGGCATTAACACTCGATAACAGCGATAGACTGATCGTGAACGGTACGGAGATCTCATCAGCACGTACCTTCTCCGAAGTTGCTGTTGGTGAGCTGTTTTGGTACGAAAACTCAAATGGCTTGGCTGAAATTGCCGTCAATAAGGGGAGCGCAGTAGCCGCTCTCGAGATTGAGCTGGGTGCTCCTGTCGTTCGTGTTCTGGGTACCTAG
- the rplF gene encoding 50S ribosomal protein L6: MSRIGRKPVTIPKGVEVTLNGQNISAKGSKGTMQLEVNETVTVNQDGDSLSFAPVKESKTAWAMTGTMRSLVNGIVNGVSAGFERKLELIGVGYRAQAKGSTLNLSLGFSHPVEYAVPEGITIETPSQTEILVKGCDKQKVGQVAANIRACRPPEPYKGKGVRYSDEVVVRKEAKKK; encoded by the coding sequence ATGTCCAGAATCGGAAGAAAACCCGTCACGATCCCTAAGGGTGTAGAAGTTACCCTGAATGGTCAGAATATAAGTGCCAAGGGCAGCAAAGGTACGATGCAGCTCGAAGTCAATGAGACTGTAACGGTAAACCAGGATGGCGACAGCCTGAGTTTTGCACCTGTAAAGGAAAGCAAGACTGCGTGGGCGATGACCGGTACAATGCGCTCCCTGGTTAACGGAATCGTTAACGGTGTTAGTGCTGGTTTCGAACGCAAGCTAGAGCTGATTGGCGTTGGTTATCGTGCGCAGGCTAAGGGCAGTACGCTCAATCTGAGCCTCGGTTTCTCTCACCCTGTTGAGTACGCTGTACCTGAGGGTATTACAATCGAGACACCGAGCCAGACTGAGATCCTTGTAAAGGGTTGTGACAAGCAGAAGGTTGGTCAGGTAGCAGCAAATATTCGCGCGTGTCGTCCACCAGAGCCTTATAAGGGCAAGGGTGTTCGTTATTCCGACGAAGTTGTTGTACGTAAAGAAGCCAAAAAGAAGTAA
- the uvrA gene encoding excinuclease ABC subunit UvrA, which produces MDTIHLRGARTHNLKNIDLDLPRDKLIVITGLSGSGKSSLAFDTIYAEGQRRYVESLSAYARQFLSMMEKPDIDHIEGLSPAISIEQKSTSHNPRSTVGTITEIYDYLRLLFARAGTPQCPEHGTTLEAQTISQMVDLVMELPEGSKLMLLSPVISERKGEHLHILEELRAQGFIRARINGEIIELDSAPKLDLKRKHTIEAVVDRLKVREDIQTRLAESFETALSLSDGLARVAYMDQPEQPELLFSAKFACPECGYSLTELEPRLFSFNNPVGACPSCDGLGIETYFAPDKVVSNPHLSLAGGAVRGWDRRNMYYFHLISSLADHFKFDIETPYEELPESIQTTVLYGSGEEEIEFQYLQERGQSITTKVHAFEGIIPNMQRRYRETESNVVREELSRYLADQLCPGCNGTRLNSGARNVFITKHNLPAIAALPVGKARDFFANLELPGRRGEIAAKVRKEIGDRLNFLVNVGLDYLTLDRSADTLSGGEAQRIRLASQIGAGLVGVMYILDEPSIGLHQRDNQRLLDTLTHLRDMGNTVIVVEHDEDAVRSADHVVDIGPGAGVHGGEVVAQGTPAEIMNCPSSLTGQYLSGAREIAVPQTRTPADVSRQLAVRGACANNLKRVDIEIPVGLFTCITGVSGSGKSTLINDTLYPEAARELNGASSTGAACDAIEGLDHFDKVVDIDQSPIGRTPRSNPATYTGLFTPIRELFSATQEARSRGYKPGRFSFNVKGGRCEACQGDGVIKVEMHFLPDIYVPCDVCKGKRYNRETLEVRYKGKNIYEVLEMTVEEALPFFEAVPPLARKLKTLVEVGLSYIRLGQNATTLSGGEAQRVKLAKELSKRDTGNTLYILDEPTTGLHFFDIEQLLVVLHRLRDHGNTIVVIEHNLDVIKTADWVIDLGPEGGDKGGEILASGTPEKIADVAHSHTGHFLKPMLNRDST; this is translated from the coding sequence ATGGACACGATTCACCTGCGTGGCGCGCGCACCCATAACCTGAAAAATATCGATCTCGACCTACCGCGAGACAAGCTGATAGTTATTACTGGCCTCTCCGGTTCTGGCAAGTCATCGCTCGCCTTCGACACCATCTACGCAGAGGGTCAACGCCGCTACGTCGAGTCGCTCTCTGCCTACGCTCGCCAATTTCTGTCGATGATGGAGAAACCCGATATTGACCATATCGAGGGCCTCTCACCAGCAATTTCCATCGAGCAGAAGTCGACCTCACACAACCCCCGCTCGACCGTCGGCACCATCACTGAGATCTATGATTACCTGCGCCTGCTGTTTGCCCGTGCCGGCACACCGCAGTGCCCCGAGCACGGCACCACCCTCGAGGCTCAGACGATCAGTCAGATGGTCGATCTGGTGATGGAACTGCCAGAGGGGAGCAAACTGATGCTGCTCTCCCCTGTGATCAGCGAACGTAAGGGTGAACACCTGCATATTCTCGAGGAGCTACGCGCACAGGGTTTTATCCGCGCTCGTATCAATGGCGAGATCATAGAACTCGACAGCGCACCCAAACTCGACCTGAAGCGCAAACACACCATTGAAGCGGTCGTCGACCGACTCAAGGTACGCGAAGATATTCAGACCCGTCTTGCGGAGTCCTTCGAGACCGCACTGAGCCTCTCTGATGGACTGGCGCGAGTTGCCTACATGGATCAGCCCGAGCAACCTGAGCTGCTCTTCTCCGCCAAGTTTGCCTGTCCCGAGTGCGGCTATTCACTAACCGAACTGGAACCACGCCTCTTCTCCTTCAACAACCCGGTCGGAGCCTGTCCCAGCTGTGATGGACTCGGCATTGAGACCTACTTCGCCCCCGACAAGGTGGTCTCCAACCCTCATCTCAGCCTGGCAGGTGGCGCAGTACGTGGTTGGGATCGTCGCAACATGTACTACTTCCACCTGATCAGCTCGCTTGCCGACCATTTCAAATTCGATATCGAAACCCCCTACGAGGAGCTGCCTGAATCGATTCAAACAACAGTACTCTACGGCAGCGGTGAAGAGGAGATAGAGTTTCAGTATCTGCAGGAGCGCGGCCAGAGCATTACCACCAAGGTACACGCCTTCGAAGGCATTATTCCCAATATGCAGCGTCGTTATCGAGAGACCGAGTCCAACGTGGTGCGTGAGGAGCTATCACGCTATCTCGCCGATCAACTCTGTCCCGGCTGCAACGGTACGCGCCTTAACAGCGGCGCGCGCAACGTCTTTATCACCAAACATAACCTACCCGCCATTGCCGCATTGCCGGTTGGTAAAGCACGCGATTTCTTTGCGAATCTGGAACTACCGGGGCGTCGTGGCGAGATCGCTGCCAAGGTGCGCAAGGAGATCGGTGACCGGCTCAACTTTCTGGTCAATGTCGGCCTCGATTACCTGACCCTCGATCGCAGTGCCGACACCCTGTCGGGTGGCGAAGCGCAGCGTATCCGGCTTGCCAGTCAGATTGGCGCGGGCCTGGTCGGTGTAATGTACATTCTTGATGAGCCATCCATCGGCCTGCATCAGCGTGACAATCAACGCCTTCTAGACACACTCACCCATCTACGCGACATGGGAAATACCGTTATTGTCGTCGAGCACGATGAGGATGCGGTGCGATCAGCCGACCACGTCGTCGACATTGGCCCAGGTGCCGGCGTACATGGTGGAGAGGTTGTCGCGCAGGGAACACCCGCCGAGATCATGAACTGTCCGTCCTCATTGACGGGGCAGTATCTAAGTGGTGCACGCGAGATCGCGGTCCCACAAACACGGACGCCTGCCGACGTGTCACGACAGCTCGCCGTCCGCGGTGCGTGCGCAAACAACCTCAAGAGAGTCGACATCGAGATTCCCGTTGGACTGTTCACCTGCATTACGGGTGTCTCTGGCTCCGGCAAATCGACCCTGATTAACGACACCCTTTACCCCGAGGCCGCTCGAGAACTCAACGGTGCAAGCTCTACCGGGGCCGCCTGTGATGCGATCGAGGGCCTCGACCATTTCGACAAGGTTGTCGATATCGATCAGAGCCCGATTGGCCGCACTCCGAGATCGAACCCTGCCACCTACACAGGTCTATTCACGCCAATTCGCGAGCTCTTTTCAGCCACCCAGGAAGCGCGCTCACGCGGCTATAAACCTGGGCGATTTAGCTTTAACGTCAAGGGTGGTCGCTGTGAGGCGTGTCAGGGCGATGGTGTAATCAAGGTAGAGATGCACTTCTTACCCGACATCTACGTTCCCTGCGATGTCTGCAAGGGTAAACGTTATAATCGCGAAACCCTCGAAGTACGTTACAAGGGAAAAAATATCTACGAAGTATTAGAAATGACCGTAGAGGAGGCGCTGCCATTTTTTGAGGCGGTACCACCTCTGGCTCGAAAGCTTAAGACTCTGGTAGAGGTCGGTCTTTCTTATATTCGCCTTGGACAGAACGCCACCACTCTCTCGGGTGGTGAGGCGCAACGCGTTAAACTGGCCAAGGAGTTATCGAAACGTGACACAGGCAATACACTCTACATACTTGATGAACCGACCACGGGCCTACACTTCTTCGACATCGAACAGCTACTCGTTGTGTTGCATCGCCTACGCGACCACGGCAATACCATCGTCGTCATCGAGCACAACCTTGATGTCATCAAAACAGCCGACTGGGTCATTGATCTCGGTCCAGAGGGTGGCGACAAGGGCGGGGAAATTCTCGCCTCAGGAACGCCTGAGAAGATTGCTGATGTAGCGCATTCCCACACCGGGCATTTCCTCAAACCAATGCTAAACAGAGATAGTACTTAG
- the secY gene encoding preprotein translocase subunit SecY, whose amino-acid sequence MAGGMDTGKLSELKQRLFFVLGALIVYRIGAHIPVPGIDPVALAKMFEQQSGTILDMFNMFSGGALMRFTLFALGIMPYISASIIMQLLTVVVPTLEQLKKEGEAGRRKITQYTRYGTLVLATFQAIGIAIALQNQTVAGLSVVISPGVGFIFTAAVTLVTGTIFLMWLGEQVTERGIGNGISIIIFAGIVAGLPSAIGGTLELARTGELNALTILFLFALAIAVTGFVVFVERGQRRITVNYAKRQQGRKMYAGQSTHLPLKLNMAGVIPPIFASSIILFPATLGSWFGSAEGMGWLKDLSTMVSPGQPLYAMFYAVAIIFFCFFYTALVFNSRETADNLKKSGAFIPGIRPGEQTAKYVDTVLTRLTLAGAIYITAVCLLPEFLTIYWNVPFYFGGTSLLIIVVVVMDFMAQMQTHMMSHQYDSLLKKANLKSQKRPS is encoded by the coding sequence ATGGCCGGTGGCATGGACACCGGGAAACTATCTGAGCTAAAACAGAGGCTCTTTTTCGTCTTGGGTGCTCTGATCGTATATCGAATTGGTGCACACATCCCTGTTCCAGGGATCGATCCTGTCGCATTGGCGAAGATGTTCGAACAGCAAAGCGGCACCATATTGGACATGTTTAACATGTTCTCGGGTGGTGCTTTGATGCGTTTCACCCTTTTCGCACTGGGCATCATGCCCTATATCTCAGCCTCTATTATCATGCAACTGCTAACGGTGGTTGTACCAACCCTTGAACAGTTGAAGAAAGAGGGAGAGGCAGGGCGTCGTAAGATTACTCAGTACACTCGATATGGCACGCTCGTTCTCGCGACTTTCCAGGCCATTGGTATTGCTATCGCTCTACAAAACCAGACTGTTGCAGGGCTTTCGGTAGTCATTAGTCCTGGCGTTGGTTTTATCTTCACAGCCGCTGTGACGCTGGTCACCGGAACTATCTTCCTGATGTGGTTGGGTGAGCAGGTGACTGAGCGTGGTATCGGTAATGGTATATCCATCATTATCTTCGCTGGTATCGTTGCTGGTCTTCCTTCCGCGATTGGTGGAACCCTTGAGCTTGCTAGAACCGGTGAGCTCAATGCACTGACAATCCTATTCCTATTTGCTCTTGCCATTGCCGTCACTGGATTTGTTGTATTTGTTGAGCGTGGTCAGCGTCGCATCACTGTTAACTACGCTAAACGACAACAGGGCCGCAAGATGTATGCGGGTCAAAGCACACATCTACCCTTGAAGCTGAATATGGCCGGTGTCATTCCTCCCATTTTCGCATCAAGTATCATTCTATTTCCTGCAACGCTTGGTAGTTGGTTCGGCAGTGCTGAGGGTATGGGCTGGCTTAAAGATCTTTCTACAATGGTGTCACCAGGTCAGCCTCTTTATGCAATGTTCTATGCGGTGGCGATCATCTTCTTCTGCTTCTTCTATACCGCGTTGGTGTTTAATTCCCGCGAAACCGCAGATAACCTGAAAAAATCAGGTGCTTTTATCCCCGGGATTCGTCCTGGTGAGCAGACGGCCAAATATGTAGACACCGTACTTACACGCCTAACACTGGCTGGTGCAATCTACATTACTGCAGTATGCTTGCTGCCCGAATTTCTGACGATCTACTGGAACGTGCCGTTCTACTTTGGCGGAACATCGCTGCTGATTATCGTCGTTGTAGTAATGGATTTTATGGCGCAGATGCAGACACACATGATGTCGCATCAATACGATAGCCTGCTCAAGAAGGCTAATCTTAAGTCGCAAAAACGTCCAAGCTAA
- the rpsK gene encoding 30S ribosomal protein S11 has product MAKGKAARIRKKVKKDVVDGIAHVHASFNNTIITITDRQGNALSWATSGGSGFRGSRKSTPFAAQVAAERAGAVVAEFGMKNMEVRIKGPGPGRESAVRALNNAGFKITSITDVTPIPHNGCRPPKKRRV; this is encoded by the coding sequence ATGGCTAAAGGTAAAGCAGCACGCATTCGTAAGAAGGTGAAAAAGGACGTTGTCGACGGTATCGCCCACGTACACGCCTCTTTTAATAACACCATCATTACTATTACCGACCGTCAGGGCAATGCGCTCTCATGGGCAACCTCAGGTGGTTCAGGTTTCCGCGGTTCACGTAAGAGCACACCTTTCGCGGCACAGGTTGCTGCAGAGCGTGCTGGCGCTGTTGTTGCTGAGTTCGGCATGAAGAATATGGAGGTCCGTATCAAGGGACCTGGCCCTGGCCGTGAGTCGGCAGTTCGTGCTTTGAACAACGCCGGTTTCAAAATTACCAGCATTACAGATGTGACGCCGATTCCACACAACGGCTGTCGTCCCCCTAAGAAGCGTCGCGTTTAA
- a CDS encoding DNA-directed RNA polymerase subunit alpha, whose translation MSASVTEFLKPRLVDVQQVSSNVAKVTLEPLERGFGHTLGNAIRRILLSSMPGCAVVEVEIEGVLHEYSTIEGVQEDVIDILLNLKGLSITMHAREEATLKINKKGPGPVTAGDITVDHDVEIVNPDFVIANLTKEGEINMSMKVLRGRGYQPSTVRAAEGEDSPIGVLQLDASFSPVLRVSYSVDRARVEQRTDLDKLVIEIETNGTIDPEESIRRAAGILHDQLSVFVDLQGKQETAAVSKEPEIDPVLLRPIDDLELTVRSANCLKAENIYYIGDLIQRTEVELLKTPNLGKKSLTEIKNVLASHGLSMGMRLENWPPAGLEKSAG comes from the coding sequence ATGTCGGCTTCTGTAACGGAATTTCTTAAGCCACGTCTAGTTGACGTGCAACAGGTATCAAGCAATGTTGCTAAGGTGACACTGGAACCGCTCGAGCGTGGTTTTGGTCACACTCTTGGTAATGCAATCCGTCGTATCCTGCTCTCTTCTATGCCTGGCTGTGCGGTTGTAGAGGTAGAGATTGAAGGCGTCCTGCACGAGTACTCAACCATTGAGGGTGTACAGGAAGATGTGATCGATATCCTTCTCAATCTCAAGGGCCTCTCTATCACCATGCATGCACGTGAAGAGGCTACCCTAAAGATCAACAAAAAGGGGCCTGGTCCTGTTACTGCCGGTGATATCACCGTTGATCATGACGTAGAGATCGTCAATCCTGACTTTGTGATTGCTAACCTGACTAAGGAAGGCGAGATCAATATGAGCATGAAGGTTCTACGTGGACGTGGCTATCAGCCATCTACCGTTCGTGCAGCAGAGGGTGAGGATTCACCAATTGGTGTACTTCAGCTTGATGCCTCATTTAGTCCAGTGCTACGTGTTAGCTACTCAGTAGATCGCGCCCGTGTAGAGCAGCGCACCGATCTCGATAAGCTTGTTATTGAAATCGAGACTAACGGTACCATCGATCCTGAAGAGTCAATTCGTCGTGCTGCAGGCATTCTGCATGATCAGCTCTCAGTATTTGTAGATTTGCAGGGCAAACAGGAGACTGCAGCTGTATCTAAGGAGCCTGAGATCGACCCGGTTCTGCTGCGCCCTATCGATGATCTGGAGCTGACTGTTCGTTCAGCCAACTGTCTCAAGGCGGAGAACATCTATTACATTGGTGACTTGATTCAGCGTACTGAGGTTGAGCTTCTGAAAACGCCTAACCTTGGTAAGAAGTCACTTACCGAAATCAAGAACGTACTGGCCTCACACGGCCTCTCAATGGGTATGCGTCTCGAGAACTGGCCACCAGCCGGACTCGAGAAGAGCGCCGGTTGA
- the rpsD gene encoding 30S ribosomal protein S4 produces the protein MAKYIGAKCRQCRREGSKLFLKGEKCYTAKCAIEKRPFPPGQHGQRRTRLSDYALQLREKQKLRRTYGVLEKQFLGYYKDAARKKGSTGENLLQFLESRLDNVVYRMGFAASRSEARQLVRHNGITVNGGKVNIPSYQLAASDVVAVNEKKRSQIRIQSAIELAQQRGFADWIDVDVKKMEGVYKNRPERSDLSADINEHLVVELYSK, from the coding sequence GTGGCTAAGTATATCGGTGCCAAGTGTCGTCAGTGTCGTCGTGAGGGAAGTAAACTCTTCCTCAAGGGCGAGAAGTGTTATACCGCGAAGTGTGCGATTGAGAAGCGTCCTTTCCCACCTGGTCAGCATGGCCAGCGTCGTACCCGCCTTTCTGACTATGCACTTCAGTTGCGTGAAAAGCAGAAGCTACGTCGTACCTATGGCGTACTCGAAAAGCAGTTCCTCGGCTACTACAAAGACGCGGCTCGTAAGAAGGGCTCTACCGGTGAGAACCTGTTGCAGTTCCTCGAGAGTCGTCTCGATAATGTTGTTTATCGTATGGGTTTCGCGGCATCTCGCTCAGAGGCTCGTCAGCTGGTCCGTCATAACGGTATTACCGTCAACGGTGGCAAGGTGAATATCCCTTCATATCAGCTCGCTGCTAGCGATGTTGTTGCCGTCAATGAGAAGAAGCGCAGCCAGATCCGCATTCAATCTGCTATCGAACTTGCGCAGCAGCGCGGTTTTGCTGATTGGATCGATGTTGATGTGAAAAAGATGGAAGGTGTTTACAAGAATCGTCCGGAGCGTAGTGATCTCTCCGCAGACATCAATGAGCATCTCGTTGTCGAACTGTATTCTAAGTAA
- the rpsH gene encoding 30S ribosomal protein S8 has translation MSMTDPIADMLTRIRNGQAAGKVEVSMPASKIKQAVANVLKSEGYVTDVRHEEVEGKKQLVVALKYFEGKPVIDNIKRISRPGRRLYKGKDDLPTVLNGLGVAIISTSKGVVSDREARANGSGGEVLCIVS, from the coding sequence GTGAGTATGACGGACCCTATCGCGGATATGCTGACGCGAATCCGAAATGGACAGGCTGCAGGCAAGGTAGAAGTATCAATGCCAGCATCGAAGATTAAACAGGCGGTTGCCAACGTTCTCAAGAGCGAAGGTTACGTTACCGATGTGCGTCACGAAGAGGTTGAGGGCAAGAAGCAGCTAGTCGTTGCGCTTAAGTACTTCGAAGGCAAGCCAGTTATCGACAATATCAAACGCATCAGCCGTCCTGGACGTCGTTTGTATAAGGGCAAGGATGATCTGCCTACGGTATTAAATGGCCTTGGTGTTGCTATTATTTCGACATCGAAGGGCGTAGTTAGTGACAGAGAAGCGCGCGCCAATGGTAGCGGCGGCGAAGTCCTCTGCATAGTTTCCTAG